The following proteins are encoded in a genomic region of Peromyscus eremicus chromosome 14, PerEre_H2_v1, whole genome shotgun sequence:
- the Sgpp1 gene encoding sphingosine-1-phosphate phosphatase 1: MSLGQRLALLAVRLQEPQRVASFQRLCGVEAPLGSPAEGEDGESEVRGAAGNPRRRGQQPGAERSPGPAKPDCRGAPNGVRNGLPAEPGPAGPRRAGSLRRNSLTGEEGELTRVSNWPLYYLFCFGTELGNELFYIFFFPFWIWNLDPFVGRRLVIIWVLVMYLGQCTKDIIRWPRPASPPVVKLEIFYNSEYSMPSTHAMSGTAIPIAMVLLTYGRWQYPLLYGLILIPCWSSLVCLSRVYMGMHSILDVIAGFLYTILILVIFYPLVDLIDNFNQTYKYAPLIIIGLHLALGIFSFTLDTWSTSRGDTAEILGSGAGIACGSHAAYNLGLLLDPSPHTLPLASPPLTATLFGKAILRVAIGMILVLIMRDVMKKITIPLACKLFSIPCDDIRQARQHMEVELPYRYITYGMVGFSITCLVPYVFSFIGIS, from the exons ATGTCCCTGGGGCAGCGGCTGGCGCTGCTGGCTGTCCGTCTGCAGGAGCCGCAGCGGGTGGCGAGCTTCCAGCGACTGTGTGGGGTGGAGGCGCCGCTCGGCAGCCCCGCGGAGGGCGAGGATGGGGAGAGCGAGGTTCGCGGGGCCGCGGGGAACCCTCGGCGACGGGGACAGCAGCCGGGCGCGGAGCGCAGCCCCGGCCCCGCCAAGCCTGACTGCCGTGGCGCCCCCAACGGCGTACGCAACGGGCTGCCTGCCGAGCCGGGCCCAGCCGGGCCCCGCCGCGCGGGCTCGCTGCGCCGCAACTCGCTGACGGGTGAGGAGGGCGAGCTGACCAGGGTGAGCAACTGGCCGCTCTACTACCTGTTCTGTTTCGGCACCGAGCTGGGCAACGAGCTCTTCTAcatcttcttcttccccttctggATCTGGAACCTCGATCCCTTTGTGGGCCGGAGGCTGGTGATCATCTGGGTGCTGGTCATGTACCTGGGCCAGTGCACCAAGGACATCATCCGCTGGCCGCGGCCGGCCTCGCCGCCCGTCGTCAAGCTGGAGATCTTCTACAACTCAGAGTACAGCATGCCCTCCACGCATGCCATGTCCGGCACCGCCATCCCCATCGCCATGGTCCTGCTCACCTACGGCCGCTGGCAG taCCCTCTTCTGTACGGGCTGATTCTCATTCCCTGCTGGAGTTCTCTGGTTTGCCTGAGCAGAGTCTACATGGGAATGCACTCCATCCTG GACGTTATTGCTGGGTTCCTCTATACCATTTTAATCTTAGTTATCTTCTACCCACTTGTGGACCTGATTGACAACTTCAACCAGACTTACAAATATGCTCCGCTCATCATCATCGGGCTTCACTTAGCTCTGGGCATCTTTTCCTTCACTCTTGACACCTGGAGCACATCCCGAGGAGACACGGCTGAGATTCTGGGCAGTGGTGCTGGAATTGCGTGTGGCTCTCATGCTGCTTATAACCTGGGTCTATTATTAGACCCTTCTCCACACACATTACCCTTAGCCAGCCCCCCCCTCACCGCAACTCTATTTGGAAAAGCCATATTAAGGGTCGCCATAGGAATGATACTTGTACTGATCATGAGGGATGTAATGAAGAAGATCACCATTCCTTTAGCCTGTAAACTCTTCAGTATTCCGTGTGATGATATCCGCCAAGCGAGGCAGCACATGGAAGTGGAGCTACCGTATCGGTATATCACCTATGGGATGGTTGGTTTCTCCATCACGTGTTTGGTTCCTTACGTGTTTTCCTTCATTGGTATCTCTTGA